The genomic DNA TAATAATAAAGAATTGTTGCTTATAGATGCAAGTTCTAAAGTAACTTTGATTAAATCAGGAGAGCATGAAGAACACGAACATGAGGCAGAAGAAGAACACGACCACGAATCAGAAGAACATGAAGAAGAGCATCAGCATGGAGAATATGATCCTCATATCTGGCTTGACTTTGATAATGATAAAAAGATAATTGACGCAATCTCTCAGATTCTTGCCCAAAAAGACCAAAAGAATGCAGAGTTTTATATGAAAAATGCTCAACAGTATAATGCTAAGCTGAGTTCCTTGAATCAAAAATATAGTGATGGACTTTCTAATTGCAAACAAAAGGAGTTCATATCTGGAGGGCATAACGCATTTGCATATCTAGCTCATAAGTATCATCTTGAGTCAATATCTGCATTTGGCGTATCGCCTGACTCTGAGCCAACACCTCAAAAAATCAAGCAGATAGTTGACTTGACAAAAGAGCATAACATAAAATACATCTATTTTGAAAAGCTGGTGAATCCAAAAATGGCAGAAACAATTGCAAAGGAAGCAAATGCGAAAACATTAGTTTTAAACCCTGCGCATAATCTGCTCAAAGAGCAATTTCAGCAAGGAGTGACTTTCATATATTTGATGGAAGAAAACCTCCAAAATCTAAAAATTGGATTGGAGTGTGAGTAAAATTCATGAGCAACATACTTCAGTTAGAAAAAGTATCTTTTTCCTATGGTAACTCAGATATTCTAAAAGACATTTCATTATCGGTAGAGAAAGGCGATTTTGTAGGATTAATAGGTCCAAATGGCTCAGGAAAGACTACACTGTTAAAGATACTTCTAGGAATCTTGACTCCACGAAAGGGTTCAGTTTATTTATTTGAAAAGGACTTGAAAAGATTTAATAATTGGGGAAAAATTGGATACGTGCCTCAAAAAGCGACAAATATTGAAAAGAATTTCCCTGCTACCGTTTATGAAATAGTTTCCATGGGGCTTCTTTCTTCAAAGAAGTTGCCCAAAATATTTACGAAACAAGATGATATAAAAATAAAAAATGCTCTTTCTGTTGTCAAAATGGAAAAATGTTCACAAAAAAGAATTACTGAGCTTTCCGGAGGGCAACAGCAAAGAGTTTTAATCGCAAAAGCATTGGTTACTGAACCAGAAATCTTGATTCTTGACGAGCCAACAACAGGGGTTGATCAGGAAAACCAGAAATCATTTTATGACTTGCTTGGAAAATTGAATAAAGAGGGAATGACTATTATTTTAGTATCACATGATATTGGAAGAATAACGAGATATGTGACCAAAATCGCAAGCATTAATCAAACTCTTAATTTTTATGGAACTCACAAAGAATTTTGCTCAAAAGATTTAGCTCATAAACATGAGCATAAGTTATGCTTGGATAAAGGTTAAAAAATGATTGAAATACTCTCTTACACATTCATGCAGAAAGCATTTATTTCAGGCATAGTTATAGCTATTGCCTGCTCGCTTTTAGGAATGTTTTTAGTATTAAGAAAATTCTCGCTGATTGGAGATGGAATTGCCCACATCTCTTTTGGAGGAGTCGCTACTGGACTGTTATTTAATGTAACTCCATTTATTGGTGCTCTTTTGTTTGGATTAATAGGTTCATTTGGAATACTAAAGCTGAAAGAAAAGTCACATTTACATGGAGATACTGCAATAGGAATCGTAAGCCATGTAAGCCTGGGTATAGGAATATTTATTGCGAGCATTGCAAACGGTTTTAACGTAGATATAATGAGTTATTTGTTCGGAAGCATACTTTCAATAAAAACCGCAGAATTAGTATTATCTGTTTTTCTATCATTGACAGTTATCATCTTTATTCTCATTTACTATAAAGATTTGTTTTATATCTCATTTGATGAAGAATCTGCAAAAGTTTCTGGAATAAACATAAATTTCCTTAATTCAATGCTAATCATTTTAACAGCAGTTACAATAGTCTGCTCAATGAATGTTGTAGGGCTTATGCTCGCATCATCATTAATAATCTTGCCCTCTGCATCTGCTTTGCAAGTTAAAGCAAGTTTTAAGAGAATTTTATTCTATGCTGTGATTATCTCAGTATTTTCAGTAGTTTCGGGGCTTGTTATTGCATATTATTATGACTTTGCAGTCTCTGGAACTATTGTTCTGATTAATGCATTTGTTTTTCTATCACTTTTAGTCTATAATAAAGCGCAGGCATATGGTGATGTTGCATAACTCTGGAACTTTGAGAAGTTTTCGCGAAGCGAAAATTTGGGTGAGCAGCAGCGAACCTTAAAGCTCCATGTTATATCCCCTGAGCGAAGCGAGTGTAAACAGAGGGGGAGTTCCCGCCGACGGATGACGCAAAAACGTACGTAACTTTATATAGCCGTCCACATAAAGAATAATAAGTCGGTTGATATGAATCATAAAACCTCCTTGCATAATAACGGTTTCAAGCCTTTGAAGCCGCTTACGCGCTTCAAAATGCGCACTACTTCTTTAACGGACACGAAGAGAGAGAGAGAGAGAGCAATAATTTAAAGCGTTCTTTTGCATTGATTGGACTTTCGCTTGTTCTTCTTATGTTTGCATATTTTGTTTCCGCGGCAACCATTACAGTAAACCAACCGCCAACAATTACGGCAAACCGCACGCCGCTTCTGAACGTCACCTTCAACGAAACAGTTAACCAAACATGGTTCTCAATAGACAACGGAACAAACACAACCGCGTGCTACAACTGCACAAACTTCACAACGATTCTGAACAATGAATTTCCGACAAACACAACAGGACTTGTCGGGTGGTGGAAGTTTAACCGAAATTCAGGTGAAAACGATACTCTTGCAATCGACTGGTCGGGCAACGGAAACAACGGCACAATCAACAACACCAATCCGGGAATAGACAACTGCACAGGAAACTGCTCGGGATGGACAACAAACGGAAAGTTCGGGAATGCCATACGATTTGACGGGGTAAATGATTATGTTCAAACGCCAAGCTTTGCGTTATCAAGCACAGACAATACTACAACGTTTGAATTTTGGTCAAAAGGGATCAACCAAACAGGTCATCAAACATTTATATCTCATGGTGAATATATAGACGGAACTATAAGGATTCACAGACCATCTAATGGAAATAATTTGGCTTTTGAGTATTCTAATGGTACTACTTCATATAAAGTAGTATCAACCACGAATTATTTTCAAGGATTTAATAGTTCTTGGTTATTTACTACTATTTCTGTGGACTATAATAATCGAATTGTAACATTCTATAGGAACGGTGTTTTATTCTCAAATAGCAGTGTTTCAGAACCGATGATTTTTCCAGCTACAAACAGAGTAAAATACATTGGATCGCATAATCCAATATTATATTTCTTCAACGGTTCCATCGACGAAGTCCGCATATACAACCGTTCTTTGTCAGCAACAGAAGTCTACAACGATTATGCATTATCTTCAGGTCAACATAACATAACCATATCTGCAAACGATAGTTCTGGGAATATCAACACAACTCTAAAGCAATTCACAATAGACAGCGCTGCTCCAGTCATAAACTTTACAAATCCAACCCCTAACAATGAAATATTAAATCAGAACTGGGCATTCATAAACGCAACTTCTGACGAAACTCTAATCGGAGTTGTTCTCGAATGGGATGGAATAAACGAAACAATGCAAGGTTCTGGAATCAACTTTTATAAAAACAAAACGTGGCTTTCTGGCAACTATACATTCAAAGTTTACGGAACAGATACTTTGGGCAATATAAATGTTTCGGAAACAAGGTGGGTTTATGCCAACTCCACCATTTCACCAGTCACAATTTCAACATCAGACGGTCTTAATATCACCGTTGCTCCAAATGGGACGCTGTCAGGAATCAAAATAAATGATTCAGAATTGTTTTCTTCTGGCATTCTAAACGGCTTTTATCTCAAGGACTATGCAACTGGAAGCCCATTTATCCAGATGAAAGGAGAAATAACTAATTCTACAAGCAACTCGGTAAAAACACAAACCTCTTATGGAGACATTCAGTTTAATGCGACGTATACTGCTTATTCTAATTATATCCAAATAGATGGTGATCTAAAGGATGAATCAGACACAGATAGGGCAATACAAATAGCTTTTGATTTACCTATAAATGCTACGGGATGGAATTGGTGGGATTACATACTTCAAAATAGAACCATAAACGATGCAACCACATAT from Nanoarchaeota archaeon includes the following:
- a CDS encoding metal ABC transporter permease, with protein sequence MIEILSYTFMQKAFISGIVIAIACSLLGMFLVLRKFSLIGDGIAHISFGGVATGLLFNVTPFIGALLFGLIGSFGILKLKEKSHLHGDTAIGIVSHVSLGIGIFIASIANGFNVDIMSYLFGSILSIKTAELVLSVFLSLTVIIFILIYYKDLFYISFDEESAKVSGININFLNSMLIILTAVTIVCSMNVVGLMLASSLIILPSASALQVKASFKRILFYAVIISVFSVVSGLVIAYYYDFAVSGTIVLINAFVFLSLLVYNKAQAYGDVA
- a CDS encoding zinc ABC transporter substrate-binding protein, whose product is MKTKVIIVSVLIVAVVLVAGCIDNTPKATNEKIKVVTTLFPLYEFAKEVGGYNVEVTLLLPPGAEAHTFEPKPSDIKKINDADVFLYIGAGMEPWAHDIVEGSNNKELLLIDASSKVTLIKSGEHEEHEHEAEEEHDHESEEHEEEHQHGEYDPHIWLDFDNDKKIIDAISQILAQKDQKNAEFYMKNAQQYNAKLSSLNQKYSDGLSNCKQKEFISGGHNAFAYLAHKYHLESISAFGVSPDSEPTPQKIKQIVDLTKEHNIKYIYFEKLVNPKMAETIAKEANAKTLVLNPAHNLLKEQFQQGVTFIYLMEENLQNLKIGLECE
- a CDS encoding LamG domain-containing protein; the protein is MFAYFVSAATITVNQPPTITANRTPLLNVTFNETVNQTWFSIDNGTNTTACYNCTNFTTILNNEFPTNTTGLVGWWKFNRNSGENDTLAIDWSGNGNNGTINNTNPGIDNCTGNCSGWTTNGKFGNAIRFDGVNDYVQTPSFALSSTDNTTTFEFWSKGINQTGHQTFISHGEYIDGTIRIHRPSNGNNLAFEYSNGTTSYKVVSTTNYFQGFNSSWLFTTISVDYNNRIVTFYRNGVLFSNSSVSEPMIFPATNRVKYIGSHNPILYFFNGSIDEVRIYNRSLSATEVYNDYALSSGQHNITISANDSSGNINTTLKQFTIDSAAPVINFTNPTPNNEILNQNWAFINATSDETLIGVVLEWDGINETMQGSGINFYKNKTWLSGNYTFKVYGTDTLGNINVSETRWVYANSTISPVTISTSDGLNITVAPNGTLSGIKINDSELFSSGILNGFYLKDYATGSPFIQMKGEITNSTSNSVKTQTSYGDIQFNATYTAYSNYIQIDGDLKDESDTDRAIQIAFDLPINATGWNWWDYILQNRTINDATTYSYTFDYGVASPRTQSYYPFSTILNNTMGITISVPMDSPRVYRLSYNTSTGFRIEYDIGLSNQTNKIGASKANFTFIIYTLDEPEWGFRSTVKKYYELNPQYFIKRAVHEGLWMVLTSTVKDISNPDDFGFGYDEESGKNANDFNYDHGIYSLMYTEPWGLWLGNSSWTATKPSYDERISLLNNKTNDTATWKFGITYSYAANAAKNSLITNDTEKCPLDWINYFYNVWSGVYMQNFVINPDPELPILPNRYNLSMQEYQYGIYGGSIDNWTYEY
- a CDS encoding metal ABC transporter ATP-binding protein, with protein sequence MSNILQLEKVSFSYGNSDILKDISLSVEKGDFVGLIGPNGSGKTTLLKILLGILTPRKGSVYLFEKDLKRFNNWGKIGYVPQKATNIEKNFPATVYEIVSMGLLSSKKLPKIFTKQDDIKIKNALSVVKMEKCSQKRITELSGGQQQRVLIAKALVTEPEILILDEPTTGVDQENQKSFYDLLGKLNKEGMTIILVSHDIGRITRYVTKIASINQTLNFYGTHKEFCSKDLAHKHEHKLCLDKG